DNA sequence from the Leptospira limi genome:
CGATGGAGACCTTTTCAGTTATCACCCGAAATTCCAGAAGAGGGGATTGACTATAAACTACACCTAACACAAAAATTTGGAAGTTTAGATCGATTGGATGGAGCTTGGAAACGACTGACTGACATTGGAAACGATGTAGGGATTCAGTTTCAATTCCAAAACATACCTAAGGCAACAAACACTTTGGTTTTACATGCACTTGTTTCTGCCCTTCCCAGTTTGGAAGCACAACAGAATTTAGTGGAAAGGTTTTTTGCTGCCAATTTCGCAGAAGCATTGGACTTAAGTGACAAAGAAACAGTTTGGAAGGTTGCCGAACCCGTTTACAAAGATAGAAATTTATTCGAATCCATTTATTCAGATACCAAATTGAAAAACGATATCCAACAAGAAATCCAATATTACCACCAAAACGGGATTAGTGGGGTTCCGTATTTTATCATTGGTGGGAAATACGCAGTGAGTGGCGCTCAGGATACTTCCGTTTTTGTTGAAGTGATCGAAACCGTCATAAAAGAGCGGGAATCTGGAAATAAAGGTCAATAAATTTCCTAATCATCTTGACTCGCTGGTCAATATCTTAATATTTCGTATTCATTAGTGTTCTTATGAGAAAAGTTATCCATTTTTTTGTTTATAAACCGTTAGTTGCAAACTTGGTTTTTATATTTTTGTTTCTTGCGGGGATCATTTCCGTTCTTTCTATGAAACGGGAAGCATTCCCTCGTGTCAACTTTCGCCAAGTGCGTGTTCTCACAGTGTATCCTGGTGCAAGCCCTGTGGATGTGGAAAAAAAAGTAACGATTCCCATTGAAGAGAAGTTACGCGAAGTAGAAGGGCTTGATTCAGTTCGTTCCATTTCCCGAAATTCCGAATCCGATATTAGCATCAAAATCGATTTAGAACACAACAACCCTGATGGTGTTGTGAATGACATTCGTCGTGCTGTGGACCGTGTTACCAATTTACCAACCCAAGTAAAGGATCGACCCATTGTCACGGAACAAAAGAGTTCGAACTTTCCTGTTTTAGAAATCGCAATCCATGGTGCGATGGATGAAATGGAATTACAAGAAATGGGGCGTTTCATTGAAGATGAGATGCGAAAAGTTTCTGGAGTTTCTCGGGTTGATGCGTTTGGAAAACGGAAAGAAGAATGGCGGATACGTGTTGATCCAGATTTAAAAAAACGATATACCATTGGATTTTCTGATATCATCAATGCAATTTCCAAACGTAATATCAGTGTTCCTGCAGGTTCTTTTTTAAGACCCATCACACAAGACATTCGTGTGACTGGAGAGATTGCTGAAATCAATGATATCAAAAACATTCCGATTCGTTCAAATGAAACGGGAAATTCAATTTTACTTTCACAAGTTGCCAATGTAAAAGATACGTATGAAAGACCACGTGTGCTCGCAGTAGTCAATGGTGAGCCTGCTTATGTTTTACAAATCATTAAAAAAGACAGTGCTGACATCATTCGAACGGTTGAAGCAGTCCAAGGTCGAATTGAAGAATTAAAGAAACAAATTCCGGCAAACATTCAATTTACGGAATTAAATAACGAAGGAAAAAGAGCAATCAAACGACTAGATGTGGTGATTACAAACTCTCTCCAAGGTTTGTTTTTAGTTGTTGTAGTACTCATTTTGTTTTTTAGTTTTAAAGATTCACTTTTAACAAGTTTATCTTTACCACTGACATTATTTGCGACCACCATTGCATTTCCAATCTTTGATGTATCCTTTAACTTAGTTTCGATGCTTGGGATCATCATTTCACTTGGGATGCTCGTGGACAATAGTATCATCATCTCTGAAAATATTTATAAGTATCGTTCGAAAAATTTTGAGTCAAGAGAAGCAGCTGTCTTAGGTGCGAGTGAATTGTTTGTTCCTATCATAGGATCTTATCTAACAACAGTAGCAGCGTTTTTACCGATGGCATTTATGTCCGGGATCATGGGAAAATTCATTTGGCAGATTCCATTTATGGTGATCGTTGCGCTGACTTTATCATTGTTTGAATCTTTTCTTTTATTACCTGTTCGGTATGCACAGTTTACTTCGAATGAACCAAAAAAAAGATCCAAATATAGGGATCGATTTCGTTCCATCTTGGAAAATGGTTTTGATTCTTTAAAAACAAAGTTTACAAATTTTATTACCAAAGTAGTAGGAAGACCATTCATAACACTTGGATGTATCCTCATCGTATTTTTGTCATCTTGTGGCTTAGTAGGTCTCATGAACTTCAATCTATTCCCAAAAGAAGGGATTGATTACGTGCTGGTAAGAGCAGAATTTCCGCCTGACTTTTCGGCACAAGAGACCGCCAAACAATTGCAATATTTCCAACCCATTTTAGATAAAATTCCAAAATCAGAAGTACAAAGTGTCATTTTAAAAATTGGGATCCAACAAACGGATCCTACTGACCCACTCACAAGGATTGGGGAACAATTGGGAATGGCACAAATCATACTTGTTCCGGAAACTGAACGAAAAAGAACCGCCCAAGAAATATTTGGAGAACTGGAACCTGATTTAAAAAAATTACCGAATGCCATTTCGGTCATGGTGGATTTGGTGGTGAATGGACCTCCGATTGGAGCCGCAGTTACCGTTGCCATTGAAGGCCGTGATTACAAAACATTAAAACAAATTTCCAATGAGATGCAGGACTTTCTTCGAAAACAAGAAGGTGTCATCAATATCAATGATGATTATAAACCAGGTAGAGAAGAAATTCAAATCCGTGTAAAAGATACTGCATCAGCGATCACAGGGATTGATACAGAGATCACAGCCTATTATGTGCGAACTGCTATGGAAGGTCTGGAAGCTTCTAACTTACGAAAAGGAAAAGATGAAGTCCGAATCATCATCCAAAATGATGATCGTTTTCGAGATGGAATAGAAGATTTAGATTCCATCCAAATTTCCAATAAATTTGGTCTACTAACACCGATTACAGCAGTCACAACAAAAACAACTGTCCAAGGAATCGAAGCGCTTTACCACAATGACTATGAAAAAGCAATTACAGTCCTTGCTGATGTAAATGAATCGATTACAAGTTCATCCATCGTAAATGGAAAAATTGTAGATGAGTTTGGAAATATCGGGAAAAAATACCCTGGTTACAAAATCAAATTTCGTGGTGAACAAGAA
Encoded proteins:
- a CDS encoding DsbA family oxidoreductase — its product is MSTNSELFPIDIVSDVACPWCYVGKKKLEKALQIVGNTITPEIRWRPFQLSPEIPEEGIDYKLHLTQKFGSLDRLDGAWKRLTDIGNDVGIQFQFQNIPKATNTLVLHALVSALPSLEAQQNLVERFFAANFAEALDLSDKETVWKVAEPVYKDRNLFESIYSDTKLKNDIQQEIQYYHQNGISGVPYFIIGGKYAVSGAQDTSVFVEVIETVIKERESGNKGQ
- a CDS encoding efflux RND transporter permease subunit encodes the protein MRKVIHFFVYKPLVANLVFIFLFLAGIISVLSMKREAFPRVNFRQVRVLTVYPGASPVDVEKKVTIPIEEKLREVEGLDSVRSISRNSESDISIKIDLEHNNPDGVVNDIRRAVDRVTNLPTQVKDRPIVTEQKSSNFPVLEIAIHGAMDEMELQEMGRFIEDEMRKVSGVSRVDAFGKRKEEWRIRVDPDLKKRYTIGFSDIINAISKRNISVPAGSFLRPITQDIRVTGEIAEINDIKNIPIRSNETGNSILLSQVANVKDTYERPRVLAVVNGEPAYVLQIIKKDSADIIRTVEAVQGRIEELKKQIPANIQFTELNNEGKRAIKRLDVVITNSLQGLFLVVVVLILFFSFKDSLLTSLSLPLTLFATTIAFPIFDVSFNLVSMLGIIISLGMLVDNSIIISENIYKYRSKNFESREAAVLGASELFVPIIGSYLTTVAAFLPMAFMSGIMGKFIWQIPFMVIVALTLSLFESFLLLPVRYAQFTSNEPKKRSKYRDRFRSILENGFDSLKTKFTNFITKVVGRPFITLGCILIVFLSSCGLVGLMNFNLFPKEGIDYVLVRAEFPPDFSAQETAKQLQYFQPILDKIPKSEVQSVILKIGIQQTDPTDPLTRIGEQLGMAQIILVPETERKRTAQEIFGELEPDLKKLPNAISVMVDLVVNGPPIGAAVTVAIEGRDYKTLKQISNEMQDFLRKQEGVININDDYKPGREEIQIRVKDTASAITGIDTEITAYYVRTAMEGLEASNLRKGKDEVRIIIQNDDRFRDGIEDLDSIQISNKFGLLTPITAVTTKTTVQGIEALYHNDYEKAITVLADVNESITSSSIVNGKIVDEFGNIGKKYPGYKIKFRGEQEETAKSMVSLLVAGVLAFFGIFAILAIIFNSIKKPVLILLSIPLGFVGVVFGFLISGKALSFLAMIGIIGLAGVIVNASIVLVDTIEEFQSKGEGLLESLITASSERFRPILVTTMTTMAGMIPTAYAIGGSDPLLIPMTLSLAWGLGFGTFGSLIFIPASFSAYYKLKKRA